The region GCCGGGCGATCCACCATACCGGACATCTACGGATGATGGGCGCGGTCCAGCCTTTTCTGTCGGGCGCCATCTCCAAAACGGTCAATCTGTCCAACGATGCCGCGGTCGAGGATATTGTCGACGCGTATATGGAAGCCTGGCGCCTGGGTCTCAAGGCCGTCGCTATCTATCGTGACGGGTGTAAACGGGTCCAGCCGCTGGAGACGCAAAAGCAAGCCCCGGCCGCAGACACACCGGCGCCCGTCGAGCGTAAACCGGAACGGCGCCGTCTGCCCATGGATCGCAACGCCATCTGTCATAAATTTGAGGTGGCCGGACACGAGGGCTATATTCACGTCGGCTTTTATGAAGACGGGACACCTGGAGAAATCTTCATCCGCATGGCCAAGGAGGGCAGCACCATCTCGGGCCTGATGGACTCGATTGCGACCCTGACCTCTCTAGCCCTGCAGTACGGTGTCCCGCTCGAAGCCCTGGTCAACAAGTTCGGCCATGTCCGCTTTGAGCCGTCCGGGTTTACCAAAAACGCGGATATTCCCTACGCCAAATCGCTAACCGACTATATCTTCCGTTTTCTGGGTACCCGTTTCCTGTCAACCGAGTTGAAAGAGGAAATCGGTCTGATCGAAACGCCGGATGCCCTACCGCCAGCCGATCAGGCCACGGTCACCACTGTCGAGCCGGTGGTGGAGGTCCGAATTCCGGCGGCGGAGGCCAGCCGGCCAGCCCCGGTCTCAGACGACCGGCCACAGGCCACCACCTGGCAGTCGCAGGCCGACGCGCCGAGCTGTGCCGACTGCGGCTCGATCATGATCCGCAACGGGTCGTGTTATAAGTGCCTCAACTGTGGAGCGACGAGCGGCTGCTCGTAAGACACAACGGTCACACGTGTTGGGACGGGGAAGGACGTGAGGAGAGGATACCGGAGGGAGGCCTTCCCTTGGGAGGAGAGGCCGGGCAACCGGGCGGGGCGCCCGTGTGGCGCCCCGCGGAAAAACAGGAGGACGAGACTCCGGGCTGTGGTGTGAGAGAGACGTGTCGCGAGGAAGGGAATATGGTCAAGCTTCTGAGCTGTACCCACGGCTGTCCGGGCCAGCCACGGCCGGCCCGGGTGACCCGGAGTTTTCGCCACCAGCCCAGTCATACGGAGGTTGTTGTCCACGGCATTCCGGTAAATGTCTGCGTGGCGTGCGGACAGTCCTTTGTCGAGGAAGAGACGGCCGAGCAGCTCCAAGCCCTGCTCCAATCCTTGCCGTCCCTGTGGAAGGCCAAAACGCATGTGGAGTTCGGAGCCTGTTCCGAGGACAAGCCTGCCAGACTCTGAGAGTTGTGCTACAACAGTCTGAAACACGGCTCTCGCCTGTAGACAGGGGCGAGAATCAAAGAGGGAGGACTGTGTATGCCGATATTCGAACGCGGTGATATCACCCTGTATTATGAAGAGCACGGCACGGGGTTTCCGATTTTGCTCATCGCCCCGGGCGGGATGCGTTCTGCGGTGTCCTTTTGGGATCAGGCGGCCTGGAACCCCATTCCGCAGCTCGCCGCCCACTATCGCGTCATTGCCATGGATCAGCGCAACGCCGGGCAGTCCAGCGCCCCGATCAGAGCAACGGACAGCTGGCATGTCTATACCGAGGATCAGCTGGCCCTGCTCAACCACCTCGGCGTTGATCGCTTTCATGTCGCCGGCATGTGCATAGGCGGCCCGTACTGTATGGGCTTGATCCAGACCGCCCCGCAGCG is a window of Desulfurellaceae bacterium DNA encoding:
- a CDS encoding YgiT-type zinc finger protein, which codes for MVKLLSCTHGCPGQPRPARVTRSFRHQPSHTEVVVHGIPVNVCVACGQSFVEEETAEQLQALLQSLPSLWKAKTHVEFGACSEDKPARL